The region CAGATGTGCGCGCAGGACAACATGACCGTGGCGCGCCCGTCGACGCCGGCGTCGTACTTCCACCTGCTCCGTCGCCAGGCCTACCAGCGGCCGCGTCGCCCGCTCATCGTCTTCACGCCGAAGGCGATGCTGCGACTGCGCGGCGCGACCAGCCCCGTCGAGGACTTCACGACCGGCCGCTTCGAGCCGGTGCTCGACGACGACCGCGGTCTCGACGCGTCGGCCGTCAAGCGCGTGCTGCTGCACGCCGGCAAGATCCACTGGGATCTCCGCGCCGAGCTCGAGAAGAACCCCAACCCCGAGATCGCGCTGGTGCGGGTGGAGCAGTACTACCCCGCTCCGATCGACGAGCTCAACGCGGTCGTCGCCAAGTACCCCGGCGCCGAGCTGGTGTGGGTGCAGGACGAGCCCGAGAACCAGGGCGCCTGGCCGTTCATCGCCCTCGAGGTCGCCGATCAGCTCAACGGGCGCGGCATCCGTCGCATCTCGCGTGCGTCGGCCGCGTCGACGGCGACCGGGTCGCCGAAGGTGCACGCCGCCGAGCAGGCCACGATCATGCGGGACGCCCTCACGCTGTAGGTCATGTCGCCTCGCGCGGCGGCCCCGGATGCTTCGGCGTCCGGGGCCGCCGCCGTCCGGGGCGCCACCGTCGAAGGAGCGGATGCAGGGGCGTCGAAGGAGCGGATGCCGGGGCGTGGACGCGCGGTCAGCGGGGCGAGACGCCGGCGCGGGCGAATGCCGCGACCGCGGCATCCGTCGACGCCTCCGCGTCCGCCGCGACGAGCCCCAGCCGCGTGCGCCGGTGCAGCAGGTCGTCGACGCTCAGCGCGCCTTCGACGCGCACGCCCCACTCGAGCTCCTGCGCGGTGACGCCGTACACGGCGCCGGGTCCGTCGGCGAGCGACGCCGCGTACGGCGCCTCCGCCCCGTACCGCCGCACCAGGCGCGACGGAGCCGCGATCTCGTCGAGCCGCTCGCGCGGCCAGGCGCCGACGAGCGGCACGTGCCGGGTGCTCGAGGGCGGCGTGCCGCGCGGGGCGAGCCGCTCGCGCACGACGACGTCGACCGTGTCCTCCGCCATGCGGCGATAGGTCGTGAGCTTTCCGCCGATGATGCTCACCAGGCCCGAGTCCGCGACGGTGACGATGTGGCGGCGCGACAGGTCGCTCGATTCGGCGTCGTCACCCGCTCCGAGCGGGCGCAGCCCCGCGTACGTCGCGAGCACGTCGTCGCGGGTCAGGGCGCGCCCGAGCGCGGTGTTGACGACGGCGAGCAGCTCGTCGATCTCGGCGTCCGAGGCCAGCGGCACGTCGGGGATCGCGGCGCCCGCGTCGACGTCGGTGAGGCCGATGTAGGTGCGCCCGTGCATCGCCGGCAGCGTGAAGACGAAGCGGCTCGTGGTGCCGGGCACCGGCACCGTGAGCGAGACGTCGGATCCGCCCAGCACGCCGGATGAGACGACGAGGTGGGTGCCGCGACTCGGGCGCAGCCGCACCTCCCGGTCGAGTCCCCCCGCCCACACGCCGGTGGCGTTCACAACGGCGCGGGCGCGGACCACGAACTCCTCGCCGGTGATGCGGTCGCGCAGCCGCGCCCGGTCGCCGGCCGCGGACACCGCTTCGACGCGGGTGAGGACGGACGCCCCGTACCCGGCCGCCGTGCGCGCCACCGCCAGCACGAGCCTGGCGTCGTCGATGAGCTGGCCGTCCCAGCCGCGGACGGCCGAGCGGAGCCCCGCGCGGCGCAGCGCCGGCGCGAGGCGCAGCGCCTCCGTCGCCGAGATCACCGCCGGGGAAGGCAGGAGTGCGCCCGGTGTGCCGACGACGCGCCGCAGTCCGTCGCCGAGCGCGTAGCCCGCGCCGGTCACCGCACCCTGTGCACGGTGGTCGGGTTCGAACAGCGGCACGATCTGGGCGAGCGGGCGGATGAGGTGCGGTGCGAGCCGGGTCATGAGCAAGTGCCGCTCGGCCGCGCTCTCGTGCGCGATCGCGAACTGCCCCGAGGCGAGATACCGCAGCCCGCCGTGGACGAGCTTCGAGCTCCACCGGCTGGTGCCGTGTGCGAGGTCGTGACGCTCGACGAGAGCCGTGCGCAGTCCCCGGCTCGCGGCATCCAGCGCCGTGCCGACGCCCGTGATCCCGCCGCCGATGACGAGCACGTCGATCTCGGATGCCTCGGCGAGCTGTTCGAGCTCGCGCTCGCGCCTCCTCGCCGACAGGGCCGTGGGGTGGGGCGTGCGCCCGCGCTCGATCATGCCGGCATCGCCAGGTAGCCGTGCAGTGCGCGGCCGAGCTCGGCACGCCAGGCTCCGTCGTCCAGCCACTCCGCGACAAGCGGCGCCGACTGCACAGCCGATTGGGCGATCAGGAGCACCATGGCCGCGATCTGCGCGGGGTCGCCCTGCCGGATCCACCCGCCGCGCTGCCCCGCCGCGACATCGCCGGCGAGGAGGGCGAGCATGGTGCGCTGACTCGTGCCGAGCCGATCGAGGATGTACCGCGAGAACAGCTCGGGATCGGTGTCGCGGAGGCGCTCGACGAGGGGCATGCGCCGGATGCCGTCGGCGGTGGCGACGAGGACGCCGACGATGCCGTCGAGGTCGACGGCATCCGCCGGTCGCGGCACGACCGCGAGGAGCTCGCGGGTCACCAGTGCAGCGAACACCGCCTGCACGTCGGGCCAGTACCGGTACAGCGTCTGGCGGGCGATCCCGGCGTGGCGCGCGATGTCGGCGGCTGTCGTCCGTCGGATCCCGTGCGCGACCACCTCGGCGAGAGCCGCGTCGAGGATCGCTGTCTCGGTGTCGGTCACTCCGTCGGCCATGTGACAAACATACATACCGTGTCATACTGTCGCCATGCCTGAGACGACGCCGTCCGCAGCGGCCGCTCCCGCGACCCCGACGGCCCGTCCCCGCTCGGACTGGGATGCCTGGGGCACGGAGCCCGCGCACCTGCCCGCCGCGGCGAAGATGATCGCCGCCACGCTGCTCCCGGGCAAGGCGCATCCCGTGACTCGGCGCGCGAAGCCCGTGCTGACCGCATCACGGCTCCCCGACGACGTCCACGCCCGCCTCGGCGCGATCGTCGGCGCATCCCGCGTCACGCGCGACGACGAGGTGCGGCTGCTCCATCTCGGCGGCAAGAGCACTCCCGATCTGCTGCGGCGCCGTCTCGACGAGGTGCAGGCGGCACCCGACGCCGTGGTGGCGCCCGCCGATCACGACGAGGTCGGCGCAGTCCTCGCAGCGTGCGACGAGGCATCCGTCGCCGTCGTCCCCTTCGGCGGGGGCACCTCGGTCGTCGGCGGGGTCGACCCGGAGTCGGGCCCGCACATCGCGGTGGTCGCACTCGACCTGTCGCGCACCGCGGCTCTCCTCGACCTCGACGCCGACTCGCTGCTCGCCACCTTCGGCGCCGGAACCACCGGGCCCCAGGCGGAAGAGCTGCTCGGCCGCCACGGACTCACGCTCGGGCACTTCCCGCAGAGCTTCCTGTTCGCCTCGCTGGGCGGCTTCGCCGCGACGCGCTCGAGCGGTCAAGCCTCGCGCGGGTACGGGCGCTTCGACGACCTCGTCCACGCGATGCGGGTCGCGACCCCGGTCGGCGATCTCGCCCTCGGGCGTGCACCCGCGAGCGCCGCCGGGCCCGATCTGCGCCAGCTCTTCCTGGGCTCGGAGGGCGCATTCGGCGTCATCACCGAGGTGACCGTGCGGGTGCGGCCTGCCCCCGCGGCGACCGCCTACGGCGCGTGGACGTTCCGCGACTTCGCCGCGGGCACCGCTGCGCTGCGAGAGGCGACGCAGCGCGGCATCCGTCCGACGGTCCTGCGCCTGTCGGACGCCGCGGAGACGAAGGTGAACGCCACCCTGGGCGGGCACGTCAGCCGGCTGCGCGGATGCCTCGCTATCGCCACCTTCGACGGCGCGACGCCCGCGGAGACGGCGGCCGCGCGCGCCGCCCTCGACGCCGTTTTCGCGACGCACGGCGCCACCTCGCGCGGCGAGGAGCCCGCACAGTCGTGGGAGCGCGGGCGGTACGCCTCCCCCGCCCTGCGCGATTCGCTGATGGATGCCGGCATCCTCGCCGAGACCCTCGAGACCGCCACGACGTGGTCGAACCTCGACGCCCTCAAGCACGCCGTCTCCGACGCGGTCACCGCCGCGCTCGCCCGGGCAGGCACCAAGCCGATCGTGATGTGCCACATCTCGCACGTGTACCCCGCGGGCGCGTCGCTCTACTTCACCGTCATCGCCGCCCTCACGGCGGATCCGCAGGGCCAGTGGGCGCAGGCGAAGGATGCCGCGTCCCGGGCGATCGCGGCGGCGGGGGGCACGATCACGCACCACCACGCCGTCGGCCGCGACCACCGTCCGTATCTCGAAGACGAGATCGGCCCGCTGGGGGTCGAGATCCTGCGCGCCGTCAAGCGCACGGTCGACCCGCGCGGCATCATGAACCCGGGGGTGCTCGTGATCCCCGAGGAGAACGCATGAGACTCGCCCTCCTGGCGAACCCCGCCGCGCGTGCCGGATCGGGCACCGGCGCCGCGGAGCGGGCGGCGGAGGCGCTGCGCGCCCACGGCGTGGAGACCACACTCGTCAGCGGCGGATCCGCCGACGAATCACGGCGGCTCCTGCGCACCGCGCTCGACCTCGGGGTCGACGCGGTGGCGGTCGCGGGGGGCGACGGCACCGTCGGTCTGGCGATCGCCGAGGTGGCGGGCACGGGCACCCCGCTCGGGATCATCCCCTGCGGCACGGGCAACGACTTCGCCACGACGCTCGGCATCCGCGAGCTCGACGCCGAGGCTGCTGCATCGGCGATCGTCGGCGGACGCACCCGCGATGTCGACCTGGCGCGCGTGGTGCGCGACGACGGCACGACCGCGCACTTCGCCACCGTGCTCGCGAGCGGCTTCGACTCGAAGGTCAACGATCGCGCGAACGCGATGCGGTGGCCGCGCGGCGGCTCACGCTACAACATCGCCATCCTGATCGAGTTCCTGACCCTGGCCCGCATCCCGTACTCGGTCGAGGCGGTGCTCGAAGACGGCACGGTCGAGCGGTTCGACGGCGACCTCGTGATGGCCACCGTCGGCAACGGCCGCACGTACGGCGGCGGCATCCCGATCGCGCCCGACGCCGACGTCGCCGACGGGCTGCTCGACCTCGTCCTCGTCCGGCCGGCGGGCCGCATCCGTCTGCTCCGACTTCTCCCCCGCGTCTACCGCGGCACGCATCGCGGCGTCGCCCAGGTGACGATGCGCCGCGTGCGCTCGGTGCGGCTCGACTCCCGCGGGGTCACCGCGTACGCCGACGGAGACCCGATCGGTGCGCTGCCGCTGACCGTCGAAGTCGTGCCCGCAGCCCTCACGGTGTTCGTACCGGACTGAGTCGGCCGCGGGCATCCGGCACGCGGTCGGCGCGTCGGGTCAGTGCGTGGCCTGGACGGCGCGGAGCTTCGCCAGCACCTGGTCGCGCAGCTCCTCCGGGGCCGACTCCTTGCACGCCCGCGCGACGACGTCGGTCAGGGTGCGGGCGACGAGAGCCTCGTCGCGGCACTCGGGGCAGTTCTCGAGGTGCTCGGCGATGTCGGAGTGCTGGGTCTTGCAGACCTCGTTGCGCAGGTACTCTTCCAGGTCGCGCCGCGCCTTGTCACAGCCGCAGTCGGTCATTTCTTGCTCCTTGTGGCGGCAACGGTCATGCCGCGCTCTTTCGCGTAGTCGGCGAGCAGCTCACGCAGCATCCGTCTGCCACGATGCAGACGGCTCATGACCGTGCCGATGGGGGTCTTCATGATGTCGGCGATCTCCTGGTAGGCGAAGCCCTCGACGTCTGCGAGGTACACCGCCAGTCGGAAGTCCTCCGGGATGGACTGCAGCGCATCCTTGACGATCGATGCCGGCATGTGGTCGATCGCCTCGGCTTCGGCCGACCGCGAACTGGTCGCGGTGGTCGACTCGGCGCCGCCCAGCTGCCAGTCCTCGAGCTCGTCGATCGTGCCCTGGTACGGCTCGCGCTGCTTCTTGCGGTAGGTGTTGATGTACGTATTCGTGAGAATCCGGTACAGCCATGCCTTCAGGTTCGTGCCCTGGGTGAAGGTCTTCCACGAGGCGAACGCCTTGACGAAGGTCTCCTGCACGAGATCTGCGGCATCGGCGGGGTTGCGGGTCATCCGCATCGCCGCCGCGTACAGCTGGTCCATGTAGGGAAGCGCCTGCGCCTCGAACTGGCCGCGCGCGTCCTGGGGCTCGCTCACGAGCACGTCGTCATCGTTTCCGCTCATCACCCGCCAGTGTACGGCGGAGGGGCTGTGGTCCCCCCGTGAGACGGCGGGCACAGCGTCTGCGCGTTCGAGTGTCGCGAACATTCGACTCCTGGACTGTTGCGAACCGCATACGCGCCCGCTCGGATTTGCCGGGCTGTCGGACGAGGTTCAGTAGGGTAGAACCCGATGACAGCCGAAGGGTATTCCCCGCGAACCGCGCGATCGCAGCGCGGCGCCTGGCGTGCGCCGATGGCCGGGGGTCCGCTCCACGCCACCGTCACCGTTCCCGGGTCGAAATCGCTGACCAACCGCGAGCTGATCCTCGCCGCTCTCGCCGACGGACCGAGCCGCCTCCGGGCGCCGCTGCACTCCGACGACTCGGCCCGCATGGTCGAGGCGCTGCGCGCCCTCGGCGTGGGTCTGGAGTTCGAGGAGGGCGCCGGCGAGTACGGCGACGACATCGTCGTGACGCCGGTCTCGCCGCTGCGCGGCGACGCGATCGTCGACTGCGGCCAGGCCGGAACGGTCATGCGCTTCGTCGCCGCCCTCGCCGGCTTCGCGCAGGGCGACGTCACGATCACCGCGCACGAGACCGCGCTGCACCGGCCCATGGGCGCGATGATCTCGGGCCTGCGCGAAATCGGCGTCGACATCGACGACGGCGGCCGCTGGGCGCTCCCGTTCATCGTGCGCGGCCACGGCCACGTGCGCGGCGGCGAGGTGACCATCGACGCGAGCGCGTCCAGCCAGTTCGTCTCGGGCCTCCTGCTCGCGGCCCCTCGGTTCGACGTGGGCCTCCACCTCATCCATGCCGGCGAGCGTCTGCCGAGCATCCCGCACATCGACATGACCGTCGAGGCGCTCGCGCACCGCGGCATCCACGTCGAACGACCCGCCCAGGGCGAATGGATCGTGCCTCCCGGGCCTCTGCGCGGCAAAGACATCGCGATCGAGCCCGACCTCTCGAACGCGGCGCCGTTCCTGGCTGCGGCGATGATCGCGGGCGGCTCGGTGTCGGTGCCGGGGTGGCCTGCGCACTCCACCCAGCCGGGCGCGATGCTCAGCGAGATCCTGCCGATCATGGGCGCGCGCGTCGTGCGACGCGGCGGCGCCCTCACCGTGACCGCCGGCCCCGCCATCCACGGCGTCGACCTCGACCTGTCGGCCGCGGGCGAGCTGACCCCGACGATCTTCGCGCTGGCGGCATTCGCCGACGCGCCCTCGACCCTCCACGGCATCGGGCACATCCGCGGCCACGAGACCGACCGCATCGCCGCCCTCGTGGGCGAGCTGCGCGCGCTCGGCGGCGAGGCTGAGGAGCTCGAGGACGGCATCCGCATCGTCCCCCGTCCCCTGCACGGCGGACGCTGGCGCGCGCACCACGACCACCGCATGGCGACGACCGGCGCGCTGGTCGGACTCGCGGTCGACGGCGTGGAGGTCGACGACATCGGCACCACCGCGAAGACCATGCCCGAGTTCCCGCAGCTGTGGCAGCGCATGATCGACGGCGGCGACACCCCGGGGTCCCTCCCGGCGGAGGCCATGCAGGCATCGTGAGCTGGCTCGACGATCTCGACGACGACGAACCCGCGTTCGACGAGGCTGACATCCGCGTCCGGCCGAACCCGAAGGCGAATCGGCCGCGCACCAAGAGACGCCCCGCGCACGCCGACGCGCGCATCGCGCGCGTGCTCGGCGTCGACCGCGGACGCTACACCGTGCTCGTCGACGAGGATCTGCCCGACGAGCACCAGGTGCTCGCCGTGCGCGCCCGCGAGCTGCGGAAGATGCCGATCGTCACCGGCGACCGCGCACGCGTCGTCGGCGACGTCTCCGGCGACGAGGGAACCCTCTCGCGCATCGTCGGGATCGAGGAGCGCTCATCGCTGCTGCGGCGCAGCGCCGACGACACCGACCAGGTCGAGCGCGTCGTCGTCGCCAACGCCGACCAGATGCTCGTCGTGGTGGCCGCCGCCGACCCCGAGCCGCGGGCGCGGCTGGTCGACCGCTACCTGGTGGCGGCGCTGGATGCCGGCATCCGTCCCCTCCTCGTCGTGACCAAGACCGACCTGGCCGACCCGACCGTCTTCCTCGAGCACTTCACGGGTCTCGACCTGCGCGTCTTCACGAGCGCTCGCGGCGAAATGCCGCTGGAGCAGATCGGCGCCGCTCTCGAGGGTCACTCGACGGTCTTCGTCGGGCACTCGGGGGTGGGCAAGTCCACGCTGGTGAACGCCCTCGTGCCCGAAGCGGGGCGCGCGACCGGTCACGTCAACGAGGTCACGGGCCGCGGCAGGCACACGTCGAGCTCCACCGTGTCGCTGCGCTATCGCGGCGCGGGCGGCTCGGGCTGGGTCATCGACACGCCCGGAGTGCGCTCGTTCGGGCTCGGTCACGTCGACACCGCCAACATCCTGAAGGCCTTCACCGACCTCGACGAGGTCGCCAAGGAGTGCCCGCGCGGATGCACGCATCTTCCGGATGCTCCGGACTGCGCGATCATCGAGGCCGTCGAGTCCGGCCGTCTCGGCGCGAACGCCGCCGCACGGCTCGACTCGCTGCAGCGCCTGCTCGAGACCTTCGCCGCCCGCCCCTGACCAGGCGGGAGCCTAGGCTGGAAGCATGACGCAGCTCGAGATCGGCTCCCCCGCCCCCGACTTCACCCTGACCGACCAGGACGAGCAGGAGGTCTCGCTCGCGAGCCTGCGCGGTGGCCGCGTCGTGCTGTTCTTCTACCCGGCCGCGATGACCCCGGGGTGCACCACCGAGGCGTGCGACTTCCGCGACAGCATCGCGCCGCTCCAGGCCGCGGGCTACACCGTGCTCGGCATCTCCCGCGACGACGCCGCGACGCAGCGGAAGTTCCGCGAGCGCGACGCGCTCCCCTACGACCTGCTCTCCGACCCCGACCACGCCGTCCACGAGGCGTACGGCGCGTGGGGCGAGAAGATGAACTACGGCAAGGTGGTCGAGGGCGTGATCCGCTCGACATTCGTGGTGGATGCCGACGGCACGATCCTCCACGCGCTGTACAACATCAAGGCCACCGGCCACGTCGCGCGGCTGCGCAAACTGCTCGAGGTCTGATCCCCGGGCCACGCCCCCGGAATCCACGGGTGCGGGTCTGTCGAGGCGGATCCGCGGACGCGGATCAGGGCTGGGTGCCGGCCTGCGCGTTCGCGCGATCGCGCCGAGCGGCGTCGCGCACCGCGAGGAGGAGAAGTACGAGCCCGGCGACGGCGGGCACTGCGAGCACCAGCCCGATGAGCGGCTCGGCGTAGGCGCCGGTCGCCGCGCCGCCGGCGACGGCGAGGATGAGCGCCTGGGTCACGATCCCGCCCGAGCGACCCCAGGAGCGATCGGCGAGGATGGCGACCGCGAATGCGAGCACCGCGACGGCGCCGATCACCGTGAGCACGAGGAGCG is a window of Microbacterium terrae DNA encoding:
- a CDS encoding histidine kinase, producing the protein MRTNASGTAAAAIVALEGIGIAVLAVRELFALSAGDTGSVESAIALLVLTVIGAVAVLAFAVAILADRSWGRSGGIVTQALILAVAGGAATGAYAEPLIGLVLAVPAVAGLVLLLLAVRDAARRDRANAQAGTQP
- a CDS encoding diacylglycerol kinase encodes the protein MRLALLANPAARAGSGTGAAERAAEALRAHGVETTLVSGGSADESRRLLRTALDLGVDAVAVAGGDGTVGLAIAEVAGTGTPLGIIPCGTGNDFATTLGIRELDAEAAASAIVGGRTRDVDLARVVRDDGTTAHFATVLASGFDSKVNDRANAMRWPRGGSRYNIAILIEFLTLARIPYSVEAVLEDGTVERFDGDLVMATVGNGRTYGGGIPIAPDADVADGLLDLVLVRPAGRIRLLRLLPRVYRGTHRGVAQVTMRRVRSVRLDSRGVTAYADGDPIGALPLTVEVVPAALTVFVPD
- the bcp gene encoding thioredoxin-dependent thiol peroxidase, coding for MTQLEIGSPAPDFTLTDQDEQEVSLASLRGGRVVLFFYPAAMTPGCTTEACDFRDSIAPLQAAGYTVLGISRDDAATQRKFRERDALPYDLLSDPDHAVHEAYGAWGEKMNYGKVVEGVIRSTFVVDADGTILHALYNIKATGHVARLRKLLEV
- a CDS encoding zf-HC2 domain-containing protein encodes the protein MTDCGCDKARRDLEEYLRNEVCKTQHSDIAEHLENCPECRDEALVARTLTDVVARACKESAPEELRDQVLAKLRAVQATH
- a CDS encoding TetR/AcrR family transcriptional regulator, which gives rise to MADGVTDTETAILDAALAEVVAHGIRRTTAADIARHAGIARQTLYRYWPDVQAVFAALVTRELLAVVPRPADAVDLDGIVGVLVATADGIRRMPLVERLRDTDPELFSRYILDRLGTSQRTMLALLAGDVAAGQRGGWIRQGDPAQIAAMVLLIAQSAVQSAPLVAEWLDDGAWRAELGRALHGYLAMPA
- a CDS encoding glycerol-3-phosphate dehydrogenase/oxidase, with amino-acid sequence MIERGRTPHPTALSARRRERELEQLAEASEIDVLVIGGGITGVGTALDAASRGLRTALVERHDLAHGTSRWSSKLVHGGLRYLASGQFAIAHESAAERHLLMTRLAPHLIRPLAQIVPLFEPDHRAQGAVTGAGYALGDGLRRVVGTPGALLPSPAVISATEALRLAPALRRAGLRSAVRGWDGQLIDDARLVLAVARTAAGYGASVLTRVEAVSAAGDRARLRDRITGEEFVVRARAVVNATGVWAGGLDREVRLRPSRGTHLVVSSGVLGGSDVSLTVPVPGTTSRFVFTLPAMHGRTYIGLTDVDAGAAIPDVPLASDAEIDELLAVVNTALGRALTRDDVLATYAGLRPLGAGDDAESSDLSRRHIVTVADSGLVSIIGGKLTTYRRMAEDTVDVVVRERLAPRGTPPSSTRHVPLVGAWPRERLDEIAAPSRLVRRYGAEAPYAASLADGPGAVYGVTAQELEWGVRVEGALSVDDLLHRRTRLGLVAADAEASTDAAVAAFARAGVSPR
- a CDS encoding sigma-70 family RNA polymerase sigma factor, with translation MSGNDDDVLVSEPQDARGQFEAQALPYMDQLYAAAMRMTRNPADAADLVQETFVKAFASWKTFTQGTNLKAWLYRILTNTYINTYRKKQREPYQGTIDELEDWQLGGAESTTATSSRSAEAEAIDHMPASIVKDALQSIPEDFRLAVYLADVEGFAYQEIADIMKTPIGTVMSRLHRGRRMLRELLADYAKERGMTVAATRSKK
- the aroA gene encoding 3-phosphoshikimate 1-carboxyvinyltransferase is translated as MTAEGYSPRTARSQRGAWRAPMAGGPLHATVTVPGSKSLTNRELILAALADGPSRLRAPLHSDDSARMVEALRALGVGLEFEEGAGEYGDDIVVTPVSPLRGDAIVDCGQAGTVMRFVAALAGFAQGDVTITAHETALHRPMGAMISGLREIGVDIDDGGRWALPFIVRGHGHVRGGEVTIDASASSQFVSGLLLAAPRFDVGLHLIHAGERLPSIPHIDMTVEALAHRGIHVERPAQGEWIVPPGPLRGKDIAIEPDLSNAAPFLAAAMIAGGSVSVPGWPAHSTQPGAMLSEILPIMGARVVRRGGALTVTAGPAIHGVDLDLSAAGELTPTIFALAAFADAPSTLHGIGHIRGHETDRIAALVGELRALGGEAEELEDGIRIVPRPLHGGRWRAHHDHRMATTGALVGLAVDGVEVDDIGTTAKTMPEFPQLWQRMIDGGDTPGSLPAEAMQAS
- the rsgA gene encoding ribosome small subunit-dependent GTPase A, giving the protein MSWLDDLDDDEPAFDEADIRVRPNPKANRPRTKRRPAHADARIARVLGVDRGRYTVLVDEDLPDEHQVLAVRARELRKMPIVTGDRARVVGDVSGDEGTLSRIVGIEERSSLLRRSADDTDQVERVVVANADQMLVVVAAADPEPRARLVDRYLVAALDAGIRPLLVVTKTDLADPTVFLEHFTGLDLRVFTSARGEMPLEQIGAALEGHSTVFVGHSGVGKSTLVNALVPEAGRATGHVNEVTGRGRHTSSSTVSLRYRGAGGSGWVIDTPGVRSFGLGHVDTANILKAFTDLDEVAKECPRGCTHLPDAPDCAIIEAVESGRLGANAAARLDSLQRLLETFAARP
- a CDS encoding FAD-binding oxidoreductase translates to MPETTPSAAAAPATPTARPRSDWDAWGTEPAHLPAAAKMIAATLLPGKAHPVTRRAKPVLTASRLPDDVHARLGAIVGASRVTRDDEVRLLHLGGKSTPDLLRRRLDEVQAAPDAVVAPADHDEVGAVLAACDEASVAVVPFGGGTSVVGGVDPESGPHIAVVALDLSRTAALLDLDADSLLATFGAGTTGPQAEELLGRHGLTLGHFPQSFLFASLGGFAATRSSGQASRGYGRFDDLVHAMRVATPVGDLALGRAPASAAGPDLRQLFLGSEGAFGVITEVTVRVRPAPAATAYGAWTFRDFAAGTAALREATQRGIRPTVLRLSDAAETKVNATLGGHVSRLRGCLAIATFDGATPAETAAARAALDAVFATHGATSRGEEPAQSWERGRYASPALRDSLMDAGILAETLETATTWSNLDALKHAVSDAVTAALARAGTKPIVMCHISHVYPAGASLYFTVIAALTADPQGQWAQAKDAASRAIAAAGGTITHHHAVGRDHRPYLEDEIGPLGVEILRAVKRTVDPRGIMNPGVLVIPEENA